One stretch of Streptomyces sp. NBC_01142 DNA includes these proteins:
- the gltB gene encoding glutamate synthase large subunit, with amino-acid sequence MRSDAWSPMDGRPAPQGMYDPRNEHDACGVGFVATLTGVASHALVEQALTVLRNLEHRGATGSEPDSGDGAGILLQVPDAFLREAAGFELPEAGSYAVGIAFLPAQDSADAVSRIETIAAEEGLNVLGWREVPVTPDLLGNGARATMPAFSQLFVSDGTSTGIALDRKAFVLRKRAEREAGVYFPSLSARTIVYKGMLTTGQLEPFFPDLSDRRCATAVALVHSRFSTNTFPSWPLAHPYRFVAHNGEINTVKGNRNWMKARESQLVSDLFGPEKLDRIFPLCTPDASDSASFDEVLELLHLGGRSLPHSVLMMVPEAWENHDSMEPRRRAFYQYHSTMMEPWDGPACVTFTDGTQVGAVLDRNGLRPGRYWVTDDGLVVLSSEVGVLDIDPAKVVRKGRLQPGKMFLVDTAEHRIIEDDEIKSSLAAERPYQEWLEAGEIELEDLPEREHIVHTHASVTRRQQTFGYTEEELRVILAPMARTAGEPLGSMGTDSPIAALSERPRLLFDYFTQLFAQVTNPPLDAIREELVTSLRSSLGPQGNLLEPTAASCRSVTLPFPVIDNDELAKLIHINADGDMPGMTAATLSGLYRVGGGGDALAARIEAICTEVDAAIEDGARLIVLSDRHSDAEHAPIPSLLLTSAVHHHLIRTKQRTQVGLLVEAGDVREVHHVALLIGYGAAAVNPYLAMESVEDLVRAGTFIEGLEPEQAIRNLIYALGKGVLKVMSKMGISTVASYRGAQVFEAVGLDEAFVEKYFHGTATKIGGAGLEVTATEVAARHAKAYPASGVPSAHRALEIGGEYQWRREGEPHLFDPETVFRLQHATRSRSYDIFKKYTDRVNEQSERLMTLRGLFGFKSDRASIPLDEVESAAEIVKRFSTGAMSYGSISREAHETLAIAMNQLGGKSNTGEGGEDPDRLYDPARRSSIKQVASGRFGVTSEYLVNADDIQIKMAQGAKPGEGGQLPGHKVYPWVAKTRHSTPGVGLISPPPHHDIYSIEDLAQLIHDLKNANPAARIHVKLVSEVGVGTVAAGVSKAHADVVLISGHDGGTGASPLTSLKHAGGPWELGLAETQQTLLLNGLRDRIVVQTDGQLKTGRDVIIAALLGAEEFGFATAPLVVSGCIMMRVCHLDTCPVGIATQNPVLRDRFSGKAEYIVNFFEFIAEEVRELLAELGFRTLEEAVGHAELLDTERAVNHWKAQGLDLKSLFYVPELPDGAVRHALIEQDHGLEKALDNELIKLAADALGADSAEAAQPVRAQIAIRNINRTVGTMLGHEVTKKFGGAGLPEDTIDITFTGSAGQSFGAFLPRGVTLRLEGDANDYVGKGLSGGRVVVRPDRGADHLAEYSTIAGNTIAYGATGGELFLRGRTGERFCVRNSGATVVSEGVGDHGCEYMTGGHAVVLGETGRNFAAGMSGGIAYVIDLDRDNVNIGNVEAVEALSDTDKQWLHDVVRRHQEETGSTVASKLLAEWSTAVDRFSKIIPTTYKAVLAAKDAAELAGLSEQETTEKMMEAATNG; translated from the coding sequence ATGCGTTCCGACGCCTGGTCGCCCATGGACGGTCGCCCCGCCCCCCAGGGGATGTACGACCCCCGTAACGAACACGACGCCTGCGGTGTCGGGTTTGTGGCCACCCTGACCGGTGTGGCCAGCCATGCGCTGGTCGAGCAGGCGCTGACCGTACTGCGGAACCTCGAGCACCGCGGCGCCACCGGCTCCGAGCCCGACTCCGGCGACGGCGCCGGCATTCTGCTCCAGGTTCCGGACGCCTTCCTCCGTGAGGCCGCCGGCTTCGAGCTGCCCGAGGCCGGTTCGTACGCCGTCGGTATCGCCTTCCTGCCCGCGCAGGACAGCGCGGATGCTGTCTCACGTATTGAGACGATCGCTGCCGAGGAAGGACTGAACGTCCTCGGCTGGCGCGAGGTCCCGGTCACCCCGGATCTGCTCGGCAACGGCGCGCGCGCCACCATGCCGGCCTTCTCCCAGCTCTTCGTCTCGGACGGTACGAGCACGGGCATCGCTCTTGACCGCAAGGCGTTCGTCCTGCGCAAGCGCGCCGAGCGCGAGGCCGGTGTCTACTTCCCCTCGCTCTCCGCCCGCACCATCGTCTACAAGGGCATGCTGACCACCGGCCAGCTGGAGCCCTTCTTCCCGGACCTCTCCGACCGGCGCTGCGCCACCGCCGTCGCGCTCGTCCACTCGCGGTTCTCGACGAACACCTTCCCGAGCTGGCCGCTGGCCCACCCGTACCGCTTCGTCGCGCACAACGGCGAGATCAACACGGTCAAGGGCAACCGCAACTGGATGAAGGCCCGCGAGTCCCAGCTGGTGAGCGACCTCTTCGGCCCGGAGAAGCTGGACCGGATCTTCCCGCTCTGCACCCCCGACGCCTCCGACTCCGCGTCCTTCGACGAGGTGCTCGAGCTGCTCCACCTCGGCGGGCGCTCGCTGCCGCACTCCGTCCTCATGATGGTCCCCGAGGCGTGGGAGAACCACGACTCCATGGAGCCGCGGCGGCGCGCCTTCTACCAGTACCACTCCACGATGATGGAGCCCTGGGACGGCCCGGCCTGTGTCACCTTCACCGACGGCACCCAGGTCGGCGCGGTTCTCGACCGCAACGGCCTGCGCCCCGGCCGCTACTGGGTCACCGACGACGGACTCGTCGTTCTCTCCTCCGAGGTCGGCGTCCTGGACATCGACCCCGCCAAGGTCGTCCGCAAGGGCCGCCTCCAGCCCGGCAAGATGTTCCTCGTCGACACCGCCGAGCACCGCATCATCGAGGACGACGAGATCAAGTCCTCGCTCGCCGCCGAGCGCCCCTATCAGGAGTGGCTGGAAGCGGGCGAGATCGAGCTCGAGGACCTCCCCGAGCGCGAGCACATCGTCCACACCCACGCCTCGGTCACCCGCCGCCAGCAGACCTTCGGTTACACCGAGGAAGAGCTGCGCGTCATCCTCGCGCCGATGGCGCGCACCGCCGGTGAGCCGCTCGGCTCCATGGGCACGGACTCCCCGATCGCGGCGCTGTCCGAGCGCCCGCGGCTGCTCTTCGACTACTTCACCCAGCTGTTCGCGCAGGTCACCAACCCGCCGCTGGACGCCATCCGCGAGGAGCTCGTCACCTCCCTGCGCTCCTCGCTGGGCCCGCAGGGCAACCTCCTCGAGCCGACCGCGGCCTCCTGTCGCAGCGTCACCCTGCCCTTCCCGGTGATCGACAACGACGAGCTGGCCAAGCTCATCCACATCAACGCCGACGGCGACATGCCCGGCATGACCGCCGCGACGCTCTCCGGTCTCTACCGGGTCGGCGGCGGCGGCGACGCCCTCGCCGCCCGCATCGAGGCCATCTGCACCGAGGTCGACGCGGCCATAGAGGACGGCGCCCGCCTGATCGTCCTCTCCGACCGGCACTCGGACGCCGAGCACGCGCCGATCCCGTCGCTGCTGCTCACCTCCGCCGTGCACCACCACCTCATCCGCACCAAGCAGCGCACCCAGGTGGGCCTGCTGGTCGAGGCCGGCGATGTGCGCGAGGTGCACCATGTCGCGCTCCTCATCGGCTACGGCGCGGCCGCCGTCAACCCGTACCTGGCGATGGAGTCGGTCGAGGACCTGGTCCGCGCCGGTACGTTCATCGAGGGCCTGGAGCCCGAGCAGGCGATCCGCAACCTGATCTACGCCCTCGGCAAGGGCGTCCTGAAGGTCATGTCCAAGATGGGCATCTCGACGGTCGCCTCCTACCGCGGCGCGCAGGTCTTCGAGGCGGTCGGTCTCGACGAGGCCTTCGTCGAGAAGTACTTCCACGGCACGGCCACGAAGATCGGCGGCGCCGGTCTCGAGGTCACCGCCACCGAGGTCGCCGCCCGCCACGCCAAGGCGTACCCCGCCTCCGGTGTCCCCTCCGCGCACCGCGCGCTGGAGATCGGCGGCGAGTACCAGTGGCGCCGCGAGGGCGAGCCGCACCTCTTCGACCCGGAGACGGTCTTCCGGCTGCAGCACGCCACGCGCTCGCGCAGCTACGACATCTTCAAGAAGTACACGGACCGGGTGAACGAGCAGTCCGAGCGCCTGATGACGCTCCGCGGCCTGTTCGGCTTCAAGTCCGACCGTGCCTCGATCCCGCTCGACGAGGTCGAGTCGGCCGCCGAGATCGTCAAGCGCTTCTCCACCGGCGCGATGTCGTACGGCTCCATCTCCCGCGAGGCGCACGAAACCCTCGCCATCGCCATGAACCAGCTGGGCGGCAAGTCCAACACCGGTGAGGGCGGCGAGGACCCGGACCGCCTGTACGACCCGGCGCGCCGCTCCTCCATCAAGCAGGTCGCCTCCGGCCGCTTCGGTGTGACCAGTGAATACCTGGTCAACGCGGACGACATCCAGATCAAGATGGCGCAGGGCGCGAAGCCCGGCGAGGGCGGCCAGCTGCCCGGCCACAAGGTCTACCCGTGGGTCGCCAAGACCCGGCACAGCACACCCGGTGTCGGTCTGATCTCCCCGCCGCCGCACCACGACATCTACTCCATCGAGGACCTGGCTCAGCTGATCCACGACCTCAAGAACGCCAACCCGGCGGCACGTATCCACGTGAAGCTGGTCTCCGAGGTCGGTGTCGGGACCGTCGCCGCGGGTGTCTCCAAGGCCCACGCGGACGTCGTCCTCATCTCCGGCCACGACGGCGGTACGGGCGCCTCGCCGCTGACATCGCTCAAGCACGCGGGCGGCCCCTGGGAGCTCGGTCTCGCCGAGACCCAGCAGACGCTGCTGCTCAACGGCCTGCGCGACCGTATCGTCGTGCAGACCGACGGCCAGCTGAAGACCGGCCGTGACGTGATCATCGCCGCGCTGCTCGGCGCCGAGGAGTTCGGTTTCGCGACCGCGCCGCTCGTCGTCTCCGGCTGCATCATGATGCGCGTCTGCCACCTGGACACCTGCCCGGTCGGCATCGCCACGCAGAACCCGGTGCTGCGCGACCGGTTCTCCGGCAAGGCCGAGTACATCGTCAACTTCTTCGAGTTCATCGCCGAGGAGGTCCGCGAGCTCCTCGCCGAGCTGGGCTTCCGTACGCTCGAAGAGGCCGTCGGCCACGCCGAGCTGCTGGACACCGAGCGGGCAGTGAACCACTGGAAGGCGCAGGGCCTGGACCTCAAGTCCCTCTTCTACGTCCCCGAGCTGCCGGACGGCGCCGTGCGCCACGCGCTGATCGAGCAGGACCACGGTCTGGAGAAGGCGCTCGACAACGAGCTGATCAAGCTCGCCGCCGATGCGCTGGGCGCCGACTCCGCCGAGGCGGCCCAGCCGGTCCGCGCGCAGATCGCGATCCGCAACATCAACCGCACGGTCGGCACGATGCTCGGCCACGAGGTGACGAAGAAGTTCGGCGGTGCGGGCCTGCCCGAGGACACCATCGACATCACCTTCACCGGCTCGGCCGGCCAGTCCTTCGGCGCTTTCCTGCCGCGCGGTGTGACGCTGCGGCTGGAGGGCGACGCCAATGACTACGTCGGCAAGGGCCTCTCCGGCGGCCGTGTCGTCGTCCGCCCGGACCGGGGGGCCGATCACCTCGCCGAGTACTCGACCATCGCGGGCAACACCATCGCCTACGGTGCGACCGGCGGCGAGCTGTTCCTGCGCGGCCGGACGGGCGAGCGGTTCTGCGTCCGCAACTCCGGTGCCACGGTTGTCTCGGAGGGTGTGGGCGACCACGGCTGCGAGTACATGACCGGCGGTCACGCGGTGGTGCTCGGCGAGACGGGTCGCAACTTCGCGGCCGGCATGTCCGGTGGCATCGCGTACGTCATCGACCTCGACCGCGACAACGTCAACATCGGCAACGTCGAGGCCGTCGAAGCGCTGTCGGACACCGACAAGCAGTGGCTGCACGATGTCGTGCGCCGCCACCAGGAGGAGACGGGCTCGACCGTCGCGTCGAAGCTGCTGGCCGAGTGGTCCACCGCGGTGGATCGATTCAGCAAGATCATCCCGACCACGTACAAGGCCGTGCTCGCCGCCAAGGACGCCGCTGAGCTCGCCGGTCTCTCCGAGCAGGAGACCACCGAGAAGATGATGGAGGCGGCGACCAATGGCTGA
- a CDS encoding VIT1/CCC1 transporter family protein, with protein MSIIETEATLHAAHRDNHTHRDVNGGWLRPAVFGAMDGLVSNLALMTGVAGGSVSQQTIVITGLAGLAAGAFSMAAGEYTSVASQRELVQAELDVERRELRKHPVDEMEELAALYVARGVEPALAREVAMQLSRDPEQALEIHAREELGIDPDDLPSPTVAAVSSFASFALGALLPVLPYLLGASVLWPAVLLALVGLFACGALVARVTARSCWYSGLRQLVLGGAAAALTYGLGALFGAAV; from the coding sequence GTGTCCATCATCGAAACCGAAGCGACGCTTCACGCGGCGCATCGCGACAACCACACCCACCGCGATGTGAACGGCGGCTGGCTCCGCCCCGCCGTGTTCGGCGCGATGGACGGACTGGTCTCCAATCTGGCGCTGATGACCGGTGTGGCGGGTGGCTCGGTCTCGCAGCAGACCATCGTCATCACGGGCCTGGCCGGTCTTGCGGCGGGTGCGTTCTCCATGGCCGCCGGCGAGTACACCTCCGTCGCCTCGCAGCGTGAGCTCGTACAGGCCGAACTGGACGTCGAGCGGCGGGAGTTGCGCAAGCACCCGGTCGACGAGATGGAGGAGCTCGCGGCGCTGTACGTGGCACGCGGTGTGGAGCCCGCGCTCGCCCGCGAGGTGGCGATGCAGCTCTCCAGGGACCCGGAGCAGGCGCTGGAGATCCACGCGCGCGAGGAACTGGGCATCGACCCCGACGACCTGCCCTCGCCGACCGTCGCCGCGGTCTCCTCCTTCGCCTCGTTCGCGCTGGGTGCCCTGCTGCCCGTCCTGCCGTATCTGCTCGGCGCGAGCGTCCTGTGGCCCGCGGTGCTGCTGGCGCTCGTCGGGCTCTTCGCCTGCGGTGCGCTCGTCGCCCGGGTGACTGCCCGCTCCTGCTGGTACAGCGGACTGCGCCAGCTGGTCCTGGGTGGCGCGGCCGCGGCCCTGACGTACGGCCTCGGAGCGCTCTTCGGTGCCGCGGTCTGA